In a single window of the Mustela nigripes isolate SB6536 chromosome 17, MUSNIG.SB6536, whole genome shotgun sequence genome:
- the GABARAPL2 gene encoding gamma-aminobutyric acid receptor-associated protein-like 2, with amino-acid sequence MKWMFKEDHSLEHRCVESAKIRAKYPDRVPVIVEKVSGSQIVDIDKRKYLVPSDITVAQFMWIIRKRIQLPSEKAIFLFVDKTVPQSSLTMGQLYEKEKDEDGFLYVAYSGENTFGF; translated from the exons ATGAAGTGGATGTTCAAGGAGGACCACTCGCTGG AACACAGATGTGTGGAATCTGCGAAGATCCGAGCGAAATATCCCGACCGGGTTCCG GTGATTGTGGAAAAAGTCTCAGGCTCTCAGATTGTTGACATTGACAAACGGAAGTATCTGGTTCCATCTGACATCACTGTGGCTCAGTTCATGTGGATCATCAGGAAAAGGATCCAGCTTCCTTCTGAAAAGGCAATCTTCCTGTTTGTGGATAAGACAGTCCCACAGTCCAG ccTAACTATGGGACAGCTTTAcgagaaggaaaaagatgaagaTGGATTCTTGTATGTGGCCTACAGCGGAGAGAACACTTTTGGCTTCTGA